The Microbacterium sp. LWH7-1.2 genome window below encodes:
- a CDS encoding helix-turn-helix domain-containing protein, which yields MDAIDSVTLELWGLERLLNINELAAHLRVPVSTIYEWRMKGQAPHAHRYGKHLTFAASDVRTWVEAHRELGAPSPADPR from the coding sequence ATGGACGCCATCGACAGCGTGACCCTCGAGCTCTGGGGCTTGGAGAGACTCCTCAACATCAACGAGCTCGCCGCACATCTGCGTGTCCCGGTGTCGACGATCTACGAATGGCGGATGAAGGGGCAGGCGCCTCATGCCCATCGATATGGCAAGCACCTGACCTTTGCGGCTTCAGACGTGCGCACGTGGGTCGAAGCGCACCGGGAGCTGGGCGCGCCGTCACCAGCCGACCCGAGGTGA
- a CDS encoding GNAT family N-acetyltransferase — translation MANITIEPVTADRFDDAQHALSGGGDGRGCQCQWWMMTNAEWQQTSQAQRQELLRDELDAGPPPALIAYVDGEPAGWVRIGPRTKQVRLGRTRNFTTASEEAWEDETVWSVSCFVVRKEHRNQGLNAKLLEAAIAYARESGARVIEAYPLDPDAGKKIPSNELFHGVLSTFEDAGFREVARPKPHLAIVSLDLAR, via the coding sequence ATGGCGAACATCACCATCGAACCGGTTACGGCAGATCGCTTCGACGACGCGCAGCACGCGCTCAGCGGCGGCGGGGACGGGCGCGGATGCCAGTGCCAGTGGTGGATGATGACGAACGCCGAGTGGCAGCAGACGTCGCAGGCGCAGCGGCAGGAGCTCCTGCGCGACGAGCTCGATGCCGGGCCGCCCCCGGCGCTCATCGCCTACGTCGACGGCGAACCGGCCGGCTGGGTGCGGATCGGGCCGCGCACGAAACAGGTGCGGCTCGGCCGCACGCGCAACTTCACGACCGCGTCGGAAGAGGCGTGGGAAGACGAGACCGTCTGGTCGGTGAGCTGCTTCGTCGTGCGCAAGGAGCACCGCAACCAGGGCCTCAACGCGAAGCTCCTGGAGGCCGCGATCGCGTACGCGCGAGAGAGCGGAGCCCGGGTGATCGAGGCGTACCCGCTCGACCCGGACGCCGGCAAGAAGATCCCGTCGAACGAGTTGTTCCACGGCGTGCTGTCGACGTTCGAAGACGCCGGGTTCCGCGAGGTCGCGCGCCCGAAGCCGCATCTCGCGATCGTGTCGCTCGACCTCGCACGCTGA
- a CDS encoding low temperature requirement protein A, with the protein MTDVLARMGLVRMSARDTNAAHRVATPLELLFDLVFVVAVSQASQNLHHLITEDHMGQGVLAYLMVFFAIWWAWMNFTWFASAFDTDDWLYRVLTIVQMGGVLVLAAGVHDAMVEFEFLVVTWGYVIMRLALVAQWLRAAASDPESRRTALRMALGVAVVQVLWVARIYLLDEAAQFWTFFVLVALELLVPVWGESSGRTAWHPHHIAERYGLFTLLLLGESLLASANAIIDALGKGEHVPELVTLAISGIVVTAGIWWVYFSREQQHRLEGRKSAFRFGYLHYVIFAAVGAVSAGVEVEIDEITGHTEISHEIAGLALTLPIAIVVAASWFVLLRASLSRWASAAVVAGAVLIALAGLLPSGEYIVAAALLVCVVVVLEVDRVRREPATMQ; encoded by the coding sequence ATGACCGATGTGCTGGCTCGGATGGGCCTCGTCCGGATGTCCGCTCGCGATACGAATGCGGCCCACCGGGTGGCGACGCCTCTCGAGCTGCTGTTCGACCTGGTGTTCGTCGTCGCGGTGTCGCAGGCGTCGCAGAACCTGCATCACCTCATCACCGAGGACCACATGGGCCAGGGCGTGCTGGCGTACCTCATGGTGTTCTTCGCGATCTGGTGGGCGTGGATGAACTTCACGTGGTTCGCCTCGGCGTTCGACACCGACGACTGGCTCTACCGCGTGCTCACGATCGTGCAGATGGGCGGCGTGCTCGTCCTCGCGGCCGGCGTGCACGACGCGATGGTGGAGTTCGAATTCCTCGTGGTGACGTGGGGCTACGTCATCATGCGGCTGGCCCTGGTGGCGCAGTGGCTGCGGGCCGCAGCATCCGATCCCGAATCCCGTCGCACCGCGCTGCGCATGGCCCTCGGCGTTGCCGTGGTGCAGGTGCTGTGGGTCGCGCGCATCTACCTGCTGGACGAGGCGGCGCAGTTCTGGACCTTCTTCGTGCTCGTGGCGCTCGAGCTGCTCGTACCGGTGTGGGGCGAGTCCTCGGGGCGCACGGCGTGGCATCCGCACCACATCGCGGAGCGCTACGGGCTGTTCACGCTCCTGCTCCTCGGTGAGAGTCTGCTCGCGTCGGCGAACGCGATCATCGACGCGCTCGGCAAGGGTGAGCACGTCCCGGAGCTCGTGACGCTCGCGATCTCGGGGATCGTCGTGACCGCCGGCATCTGGTGGGTGTACTTCTCCCGCGAGCAGCAGCACCGGCTGGAGGGCAGGAAGTCCGCCTTCCGCTTCGGCTACCTCCACTACGTGATCTTCGCGGCGGTCGGTGCCGTGTCGGCGGGCGTGGAGGTCGAGATCGACGAGATCACCGGGCACACCGAGATCTCGCACGAGATCGCCGGTCTCGCCCTGACGCTGCCGATCGCGATCGTGGTGGCGGCGTCGTGGTTCGTCCTGCTGCGGGCCTCGCTGTCGCGCTGGGCGTCGGCCGCCGTGGTCGCCGGCGCGGTGCTGATCGCGCTGGCGGGTCTGCTGCCGTCGGGGGAGTACATCGTCGCCGCCGCGCTCCTGGTGTGCGTCGTCGTCGTGCTCGAGGTCGATCGCGTCCGCCGGGAGCCTGCGACGATGCAGTGA
- a CDS encoding lysoplasmalogenase has protein sequence MRRLWIGFVPYIAVSIVHVAALAVGSDAVAAPTKLALMPLLSLAVVWGVRGSRWTPAHTLLVAAIGLSWLGDGAGTFVPWLPTVPMMLLFFGLAHLCYIWLFWRMLAVRRVPLWAAVYAVWWVVLLAVLWPNLGALAIAVAVYGLVLGGTAVAASRCHPLIVWGGVFFLMSDSVLAFRLFTPDAMPAWTSPLVMLTYCAGQGLIAAGVLASVRTRRAAKSPVATR, from the coding sequence ATGCGTCGGCTGTGGATCGGGTTCGTGCCCTACATCGCGGTGTCGATCGTGCATGTCGCGGCGCTGGCGGTCGGCTCCGACGCGGTGGCCGCGCCGACGAAGCTCGCCCTGATGCCGTTGCTCTCACTCGCGGTCGTGTGGGGCGTCCGCGGCTCACGATGGACCCCCGCCCACACCCTGCTGGTCGCCGCCATCGGGCTCTCGTGGCTCGGCGACGGCGCCGGCACGTTCGTGCCCTGGCTGCCGACCGTGCCGATGATGCTGCTGTTCTTCGGCCTCGCACACCTCTGCTACATCTGGCTCTTCTGGCGGATGCTGGCCGTGCGCCGCGTCCCGCTCTGGGCCGCCGTGTACGCCGTGTGGTGGGTGGTCCTTCTCGCCGTGCTGTGGCCGAACCTCGGCGCGCTGGCCATCGCCGTCGCGGTCTACGGTCTGGTGCTCGGCGGCACCGCGGTCGCAGCATCCCGTTGTCATCCGCTCATCGTGTGGGGCGGCGTGTTCTTCCTGATGTCCGACTCGGTGCTGGCGTTCCGCCTCTTCACGCCCGACGCGATGCCCGCCTGGACGAGCCCGCTCGTCATGCTCACGTACTGCGCCGGGCAGGGGCTCATAGCCGCGGGCGTGCTCGCGAGCGTGCGGACCCGGCGAGCGGCGAAGAGCCCGGTGGCGACGCGATGA
- a CDS encoding RNA-binding S4 domain-containing protein, which yields MTDAATPGRSVRVDAWLWAIRIYKTRSAATTACRAGHVRVNGERAKAAQGVRPGDEVRVRIDGFDRMLVVRQTISKRVGAPLVATAMEDRTPPRDPAPVIAQRDRGAGRPTKRERREIDRLRGRDDG from the coding sequence ATGACGGATGCCGCGACCCCGGGCAGGTCGGTCAGGGTCGACGCCTGGCTCTGGGCGATCCGGATCTACAAGACGCGCTCGGCCGCGACGACCGCGTGCCGTGCGGGGCACGTGCGCGTCAACGGCGAGCGGGCGAAGGCCGCGCAAGGAGTGAGGCCCGGGGACGAGGTGCGGGTCCGCATCGACGGTTTCGACCGCATGCTGGTGGTGCGCCAGACCATATCGAAGCGGGTCGGTGCCCCGCTGGTCGCGACCGCCATGGAGGATCGCACTCCCCCACGCGACCCCGCTCCCGTCATCGCGCAACGCGATCGGGGCGCGGGCCGGCCCACCAAGCGCGAACGGCGCGAGATCGACCGCCTGCGCGGCCGCGACGACGGCTGA
- a CDS encoding LuxR C-terminal-related transcriptional regulator, producing MISSSDLDAGRAAVADRRWADASELLARVEAREGLGASDLELLSTAALLRGEPQACIDALSRAYGAYLTAGEPAGAARAAGWLALDLIEQGDFTNSVMWAARAMRIVSGMVEPGALAGFARMAPAVGQLGSGNTAEAVRGFEEVFAIAEREDDRELANFARLGLGKSLIESGAIAAGFEHLDRAMAAVAAGGVAPLPTGVIICGAVSDAVLAFDLERATAWTGVLARWCGAQPQLVAFSGQYRALEAGLLLLRGAWSEASTAAELALARFRGGDYRAIWGAPYQHAELSRLRGAFHSAEESYRRAGESGWEPQPGLSLLHLALGRTQRAQDEIRRSAAGADPLTRRFLLPAVVEIEVAAGDREAARRAVEELRDASRTTATPMLEAAIATAEARVLLSEGRVADAREAARGAVRAWDDVGVPYEAARSRVLAGRALHAAGARQEAQQEFDAARGVFLALGAEPALADLAAAMGDRRVGALTPRELEVLRLVSTGLTNRGVGVKLSLSEKTVARHLANIFIKLGISTRAAATAYAYENGLV from the coding sequence ATGATCTCCTCCAGCGACCTCGACGCCGGCCGTGCCGCGGTGGCCGACCGGCGTTGGGCAGATGCGTCGGAACTGCTCGCCCGCGTGGAAGCGCGCGAGGGCCTGGGCGCGTCCGATCTGGAGCTGCTATCGACGGCGGCTCTGCTTCGCGGCGAACCGCAGGCGTGCATCGACGCACTCTCACGGGCTTACGGGGCGTACCTGACCGCCGGGGAACCCGCGGGCGCCGCGCGTGCGGCTGGATGGCTCGCGCTCGACCTGATCGAACAAGGGGACTTCACGAACAGCGTGATGTGGGCGGCGCGCGCCATGCGGATCGTGAGCGGGATGGTCGAGCCCGGCGCGCTGGCCGGGTTCGCCCGGATGGCACCTGCCGTCGGTCAGCTCGGCAGCGGCAACACCGCCGAGGCGGTGCGCGGGTTCGAGGAGGTCTTCGCGATCGCGGAGCGTGAGGACGACCGCGAACTCGCAAATTTCGCCAGGCTCGGATTGGGGAAATCGCTGATCGAGTCCGGCGCCATCGCCGCGGGGTTCGAACACCTCGACCGCGCGATGGCGGCCGTTGCGGCAGGCGGCGTCGCTCCGCTTCCGACGGGCGTCATCATCTGCGGCGCCGTCTCCGATGCTGTTCTCGCCTTCGACCTGGAGCGCGCGACGGCGTGGACGGGCGTGCTGGCCCGGTGGTGCGGTGCGCAGCCCCAGCTCGTCGCGTTCAGCGGGCAGTATCGCGCCCTGGAGGCCGGTCTCCTCCTTCTGCGCGGAGCCTGGTCCGAGGCATCGACCGCGGCGGAGCTCGCGCTGGCGCGCTTTCGGGGAGGCGACTACCGCGCGATCTGGGGCGCCCCCTACCAGCACGCGGAGCTCTCGCGCCTGCGAGGGGCGTTCCACTCCGCCGAGGAGTCCTACCGCCGCGCCGGCGAATCCGGGTGGGAACCGCAGCCGGGGCTGTCACTGCTCCACCTCGCGCTCGGTCGCACGCAGCGCGCGCAGGACGAGATCCGCCGCAGTGCGGCGGGCGCCGACCCGCTCACGCGGCGGTTCCTGCTGCCGGCCGTCGTCGAGATCGAGGTGGCCGCCGGAGATCGCGAGGCCGCCCGTCGTGCGGTCGAGGAGCTGCGAGATGCCAGCAGGACGACGGCCACGCCGATGCTCGAGGCCGCCATCGCCACCGCTGAGGCGCGGGTGCTGCTCTCCGAAGGCCGGGTGGCCGACGCGCGGGAGGCGGCGCGCGGCGCCGTCCGCGCCTGGGACGACGTCGGGGTGCCGTACGAAGCCGCGCGAAGCCGCGTGCTCGCCGGGCGCGCCCTGCACGCGGCTGGCGCGAGGCAGGAAGCGCAGCAGGAGTTCGACGCTGCCCGCGGGGTGTTCCTCGCTCTGGGCGCCGAACCGGCGCTGGCCGACCTCGCCGCCGCGATGGGCGACCGGCGCGTGGGCGCCCTCACGCCGCGTGAGCTGGAGGTTCTGCGGCTGGTGTCGACGGGCCTCACCAATCGCGGGGTCGGCGTGAAGCTCTCCCTGAGCGAGAAGACGGTCGCGCGTCACCTCGCCAACATCTTCATCAAGCTGGGGATCTCGACCCGGGCGGCCGCCACCGCCTACGCGTACGAGAACGGCCTGGTCTGA
- a CDS encoding NUDIX hydrolase — MTIEPPAPGEPRRPHGPRDPGDAWVVAPTGERYWGRFGAAGLLAVDAEQGVLLQHRASWSHFGDTWALPGGARHEGESACDGALREAAEEAGVPGAAVQPRVLSVFDLGYWSYTTVVGDVSVPFEPTISDPESRELAWVPVDEVTQYPLHPAFAASWEKLRGLLSVRPAVIVDIANVMGSVPDGWWRDRRGAASRLVARMADLAAQGIPASALGLPEQTWYPEWTAVVEGQARQVEGAPGVGVVRADASGDDAIVVVAQQGAAAGRRVTVVTSDRGLSDRVTHAGAAVRGARWLLDLLAG; from the coding sequence GTGACGATCGAGCCTCCTGCCCCCGGCGAGCCCCGGCGTCCGCACGGACCCCGCGACCCCGGCGACGCATGGGTGGTCGCACCGACAGGGGAGCGGTACTGGGGGCGCTTCGGGGCCGCCGGTCTGCTCGCAGTCGACGCCGAGCAAGGGGTGCTGCTGCAGCACCGCGCGTCGTGGAGCCACTTCGGCGACACCTGGGCGCTGCCAGGAGGTGCGCGTCACGAGGGCGAATCGGCCTGCGACGGTGCGCTCCGCGAGGCCGCCGAGGAGGCGGGCGTGCCAGGTGCGGCGGTGCAGCCTCGCGTGCTGAGCGTCTTCGATCTCGGGTACTGGAGCTATACCACCGTCGTGGGCGACGTGAGCGTTCCGTTCGAGCCCACGATCAGCGATCCCGAGAGTCGCGAGCTCGCCTGGGTCCCCGTCGACGAGGTCACGCAGTACCCGCTTCACCCCGCCTTCGCGGCCTCGTGGGAGAAGCTGCGCGGCCTGCTGAGCGTGCGGCCGGCGGTCATCGTCGATATCGCGAACGTCATGGGCTCGGTGCCCGACGGCTGGTGGCGCGATCGCCGGGGCGCGGCCTCCCGGCTCGTGGCACGGATGGCCGATCTCGCCGCCCAGGGCATCCCGGCGTCCGCGCTGGGCCTGCCGGAGCAGACCTGGTACCCGGAGTGGACCGCGGTCGTCGAGGGACAGGCACGCCAGGTGGAGGGTGCGCCGGGTGTCGGTGTGGTGCGGGCCGACGCGTCCGGTGATGACGCCATCGTCGTGGTGGCGCAGCAGGGGGCCGCCGCAGGGCGCCGGGTGACGGTGGTCACGAGCGACCGCGGACTTTCCGACCGGGTGACGCATGCCGGCGCCGCCGTTCGCGGCGCGCGCTGGCTGCTCGACCTGCTCGCGGGCTGA
- the der gene encoding ribosome biogenesis GTPase Der, whose protein sequence is MAADNPADFDEFEPADDRLAENLADLDDDLAEQRAVALRVGLDDYDLDDEDAALLAGIAVGEDGIEFLPALPVVAIVGRPNVGKSALVNRILGRREAVVEDTPGVTRDRVTYKAEWMDRRFTLVDTGGWEPDARGIDRSVAAQAEVAIDLSDVVLFVVDAMVGATATDEHVVRLLRKANKPVFLVANKIDDARQEPEAAALWNLGLDQPWPVSAIHGRGVADLLDEVVKIMPDVSAVAKAEIGGPRRVAILGRPNVGKSSLLNKAAGEERVVVNELAGTTRDPVDEIVDLGGKLWRFVDTAGIRRRVHLQQGADFYASLRTSAALEKAEVAIVVIDVTQPISVQDLNIIDLVLESGRALVIAYNKWDRLNDDDMDGQDRRRYLEREIEQDLAHVAWAPRVNISARTGRHLDKLVPALETALESWDQRIPTGKFNAFLTELIAEHPHPLRGGKQPRILFGTQASTRPPTFVLFTTGFLDPGYRRFIQRRLRELYGFEGSPIVINMRVRERRQR, encoded by the coding sequence ATGGCCGCTGACAACCCCGCCGACTTCGACGAGTTCGAGCCCGCCGACGACCGCCTCGCCGAGAACCTCGCGGACCTCGACGACGACCTCGCCGAGCAGCGGGCCGTCGCGCTGCGCGTCGGCCTCGACGACTACGACCTCGACGACGAGGATGCGGCGCTGCTCGCGGGCATCGCCGTGGGCGAGGACGGCATCGAGTTCCTGCCGGCGCTGCCCGTCGTCGCGATCGTCGGGCGCCCGAACGTCGGCAAGTCGGCGCTCGTGAACCGCATCCTCGGCCGCCGCGAGGCCGTCGTGGAGGACACCCCGGGTGTCACGCGCGACCGCGTCACGTACAAGGCAGAGTGGATGGACCGCCGCTTCACGCTCGTCGACACCGGCGGCTGGGAACCCGACGCCCGCGGCATCGACCGCTCGGTCGCAGCCCAGGCCGAGGTCGCGATCGACCTGTCGGACGTCGTGCTCTTCGTCGTCGACGCGATGGTCGGCGCCACCGCCACCGACGAGCACGTCGTGCGGCTGCTCCGCAAAGCGAACAAGCCTGTCTTCCTCGTCGCCAACAAGATCGACGACGCACGCCAGGAGCCCGAGGCCGCAGCGCTCTGGAACCTCGGCCTCGACCAGCCGTGGCCGGTTTCGGCCATCCACGGCCGCGGCGTCGCCGACCTCCTCGACGAGGTCGTCAAGATCATGCCCGACGTGTCGGCGGTGGCCAAGGCCGAGATCGGCGGACCGCGCCGCGTCGCGATCCTGGGTCGGCCGAACGTCGGCAAGTCGTCGCTGCTCAACAAGGCCGCGGGCGAGGAGCGCGTGGTCGTGAACGAGCTCGCCGGCACGACTCGCGACCCCGTCGACGAGATCGTCGACCTCGGCGGCAAGCTGTGGCGCTTCGTCGACACCGCCGGCATCCGCCGCCGCGTGCATCTGCAGCAGGGCGCCGACTTCTACGCGTCCCTGCGCACATCGGCTGCGCTCGAAAAGGCCGAGGTCGCGATCGTCGTCATCGACGTGACCCAGCCGATCAGCGTGCAGGACCTCAACATCATCGACCTCGTCCTCGAGTCCGGACGCGCGCTCGTCATCGCGTACAACAAGTGGGATCGCCTCAACGACGACGACATGGACGGCCAGGACCGCCGCCGCTACCTCGAGCGCGAGATCGAGCAGGACCTCGCGCACGTCGCGTGGGCGCCCCGCGTCAACATCTCGGCCCGCACCGGACGCCACCTCGACAAGCTCGTGCCGGCGCTCGAGACGGCCCTCGAGTCGTGGGATCAGCGCATCCCGACGGGCAAGTTCAACGCGTTCCTCACCGAGCTGATCGCCGAGCACCCGCATCCGCTGCGCGGTGGCAAGCAGCCGCGCATCCTGTTCGGCACGCAGGCGTCGACGCGACCGCCGACCTTCGTGCTGTTCACGACCGGCTTCCTCGACCCGGGCTACCGCCGCTTCATACAGCGGCGCCTGCGCGAGTTGTACGGCTTCGAGGGCTCGCCGATCGTGATCAACATGCGCGTGCGCGAGCGTCGCCAGCGCTGA
- the cmk gene encoding (d)CMP kinase yields MTDPAITKPGPDPVVVAIDGPAGSGKSSVSKQVARRLGYGYLDTGAAYRALAWHALEHGIDTSDAASVLDVSGDFDYAISLDPDAYWVRVGQADVTDAIREPRVSDAVSGVARVPAVRQSVNALFRALVARSGRPGVVVEGRDITTVVAPDAPVRILLTAAPEIRAARRSAELTTHDAAAVAAALHRRDASDSAVVDFLTAAPGVEVVDSTSLDFDQTVDAVLGVVRAALSAPAVDPLQTGA; encoded by the coding sequence ATGACTGACCCCGCGATCACGAAGCCGGGACCAGACCCCGTCGTCGTCGCGATCGACGGCCCGGCCGGCAGCGGCAAGTCCAGCGTCTCGAAGCAGGTCGCCCGACGCCTCGGCTACGGCTACCTCGACACCGGCGCCGCCTACCGCGCCCTCGCGTGGCACGCGCTCGAGCACGGCATCGACACGTCGGACGCAGCATCCGTCCTCGATGTCTCGGGGGATTTCGACTACGCGATCTCACTCGATCCCGACGCGTACTGGGTGCGGGTGGGTCAGGCCGACGTGACCGACGCGATCCGCGAGCCTCGCGTGTCGGACGCCGTGAGCGGCGTCGCGCGCGTGCCCGCCGTGCGGCAGTCGGTGAACGCGCTGTTCCGCGCGCTCGTGGCGCGCTCCGGGCGACCGGGTGTCGTCGTCGAGGGCCGCGACATCACGACGGTCGTCGCGCCCGACGCCCCGGTGCGCATCCTCCTCACGGCCGCGCCGGAGATCCGCGCCGCACGCCGCAGCGCCGAGCTGACGACGCACGATGCTGCGGCCGTCGCCGCCGCGCTCCATCGGCGCGACGCATCCGACTCGGCCGTCGTCGACTTCCTCACCGCCGCGCCCGGTGTCGAGGTCGTCGATTCGACCTCCCTCGATTTCGATCAGACCGTGGACGCCGTGCTCGGCGTAGTCCGGGCCGCGCTGAGCGCGCCGGCGGTCGACCCACTGCAGACAGGAGCCTGA
- a CDS encoding prephenate dehydrogenase has translation MTATSLAPRVQGTVRIVGAGLLGASIGHALSARGVDVALDDTSPSQLRLAIDYGAGRRAADDDEPSLVVVAVPPDVTADVIQRELEQHPAAVVTDVASVKLEPLRTLRERGVDLTHYIGSHPLAGRERGGAISARADIFVGRPWVVCRDEETPSADLALVEGLALDLGATPIEMTPEDHDRGVALVSHVPQLVASLLAGRFVDAPDGSLRLAGQGVRDTTRIAASAPELWVQILGANAAPVVDVLDQITADLTAVADALREPDAPGARRAVADTIRRGNDGVERLPGKHGQNRRFEQVVVMVDDTPGQLGRLFGELGDLDVNVEDLRLEHSPGAQFGLAEISVVPSAVRRAIDGLESRGWKIASTTND, from the coding sequence GTGACAGCGACCTCCCTCGCTCCGCGCGTGCAGGGCACGGTGCGGATCGTCGGTGCAGGCCTCCTCGGGGCGAGTATCGGCCACGCGTTGAGCGCGCGCGGCGTCGATGTCGCGCTCGACGACACGTCGCCGTCTCAGCTGCGCCTCGCCATCGACTACGGTGCCGGTCGCCGCGCCGCGGACGACGATGAGCCGTCGCTCGTCGTCGTCGCCGTCCCGCCGGACGTCACCGCCGACGTCATCCAGCGCGAGCTCGAGCAGCACCCGGCCGCCGTGGTGACCGACGTCGCGAGCGTCAAGCTCGAACCGCTCCGCACGCTGCGGGAGCGCGGCGTCGACCTCACGCACTACATCGGCTCGCACCCGCTCGCCGGGCGCGAGCGTGGAGGAGCGATCTCGGCGCGCGCCGACATCTTCGTCGGGCGTCCGTGGGTGGTGTGCCGCGACGAGGAGACCCCGTCCGCCGACCTTGCGCTCGTCGAAGGGCTCGCACTCGACCTCGGCGCCACGCCGATCGAGATGACCCCTGAAGACCACGACCGCGGCGTGGCGCTCGTCTCGCACGTGCCGCAGCTCGTGGCAAGCCTGCTCGCGGGACGCTTCGTCGACGCCCCCGACGGCTCGCTCCGGCTCGCCGGTCAGGGCGTGCGCGACACGACCCGCATCGCGGCCTCGGCCCCGGAGCTGTGGGTGCAGATCCTCGGCGCGAATGCGGCGCCCGTCGTCGACGTGCTCGATCAGATCACCGCCGACCTCACCGCCGTCGCCGACGCGCTGCGCGAGCCCGACGCCCCGGGCGCCCGGCGCGCCGTCGCCGACACGATCCGCCGCGGCAACGACGGTGTCGAGCGCCTGCCGGGCAAGCACGGCCAGAACCGCCGCTTCGAGCAGGTCGTGGTGATGGTCGACGACACCCCCGGGCAGCTCGGGCGCCTCTTCGGCGAGCTCGGCGACCTCGACGTGAACGTGGAAGACCTGCGCCTGGAGCATTCTCCCGGCGCCCAGTTCGGCCTCGCCGAGATCAGCGTCGTTCCGAGCGCCGTGCGCCGGGCGATCGACGGTCTCGAATCGCGCGGCTGGAAGATTGCGAGCACCACCAATGACTGA
- a CDS encoding pseudouridine synthase, which translates to MTGAESTEGVRLQKVLANAGVASRRVAENLIVEGRVRVNGNIVTELGSRIDPEKDLVDVDGTAVQLDQSKRYVMLNKPTGVVSSMKDDRGRPDLRRFTKEWPERLYNVGRLDAETSGLLVLTNDGELAHVLAHPSFGVTKVYIAKVDGRVTPQTIQRLLRGVDLEDGPISADKARLLSSSTEGGGSLVELTLHSGRNRIVRRMMAEVGHPVVELVRRQFGPLHLGTLPAGRARELTKVERGALLTLSRQAAGQQED; encoded by the coding sequence ATGACCGGCGCCGAATCCACCGAGGGCGTGCGCCTGCAGAAGGTGCTCGCGAATGCGGGCGTCGCCTCGCGGCGCGTCGCCGAGAACCTCATCGTCGAGGGCCGTGTGCGCGTGAACGGCAACATCGTGACGGAGCTGGGCTCGCGCATCGACCCCGAGAAGGACCTCGTGGACGTCGACGGCACAGCCGTCCAGCTCGACCAGTCCAAGCGCTACGTCATGCTCAACAAGCCGACCGGCGTCGTGAGCTCCATGAAGGACGACCGCGGTCGTCCCGACCTGCGCCGCTTCACGAAGGAGTGGCCGGAGCGCCTGTACAACGTGGGGCGATTGGATGCCGAGACCAGCGGCCTGCTCGTGCTCACGAACGACGGCGAGCTCGCACACGTGCTCGCGCACCCGTCGTTCGGTGTGACGAAGGTCTACATCGCCAAGGTCGACGGCCGCGTGACACCGCAGACCATTCAGAGGCTCCTGCGCGGAGTCGACCTGGAGGACGGCCCGATCTCCGCCGACAAGGCGCGGCTGCTGTCGTCCTCGACCGAGGGAGGCGGCTCCCTGGTCGAGCTGACCCTCCACTCGGGGCGCAACCGCATCGTGCGCCGCATGATGGCCGAGGTGGGGCATCCCGTCGTCGAACTCGTGCGCCGCCAGTTCGGGCCGCTGCACCTGGGAACGCTGCCAGCCGGGCGCGCCCGCGAGTTGACTAAAGTGGAGCGGGGCGCTCTGCTGACTCTTTCGCGCCAAGCCGCAGGTCAACAGGAGGACTAA
- the scpB gene encoding SMC-Scp complex subunit ScpB, which produces MTDDASTSSAGGAAPAVTVTDVARRLEAILLIVEEPQSLVSLAAAVGAPVPAVRQAIEALVDDYDGRAGGPVRGFELREVGGGWRLYVREEFDDLVSEYVGGQAPSRLSQAALETLAVIAYKQPVTRSQVASIRAVNVDSVVRTLLARGLITELFADAETGAINYGTTDALLVHLGINSLDELPHISPLLDGADEVGDSQDEGVRR; this is translated from the coding sequence ATGACCGATGATGCTTCGACAAGCTCAGCAGGGGGTGCCGCGCCCGCCGTCACGGTGACCGATGTGGCCCGGCGGCTCGAGGCGATCCTGCTGATCGTCGAGGAGCCGCAGAGCCTGGTGAGCCTCGCCGCCGCCGTCGGCGCACCGGTGCCCGCGGTGCGCCAGGCCATCGAGGCCCTCGTCGACGACTACGACGGCAGGGCCGGCGGGCCCGTGCGCGGGTTCGAACTGCGCGAGGTGGGCGGCGGGTGGCGCCTTTACGTCCGTGAGGAGTTCGACGACCTCGTGAGCGAGTACGTCGGCGGCCAGGCGCCGTCCCGCCTTTCGCAGGCCGCGCTCGAGACCCTCGCGGTCATCGCGTACAAGCAGCCGGTGACCCGCAGCCAGGTCGCGTCGATCCGTGCCGTGAACGTGGACTCGGTCGTGCGCACGCTGCTCGCGCGCGGGCTCATCACCGAGCTGTTCGCCGATGCCGAGACCGGCGCCATCAATTACGGCACCACTGATGCGCTGCTCGTGCACCTCGGCATCAACTCGCTGGACGAGCTGCCCCACATCTCGCCGCTGCTCGACGGTGCCGATGAAGTCGGAGACAGCCAGGACGAAGGAGTGCGACGATGA